From a single Raphanus sativus cultivar WK10039 chromosome 3, ASM80110v3, whole genome shotgun sequence genomic region:
- the LOC108844655 gene encoding putative glycine-rich cell wall structural protein 1 isoform X2 — protein sequence MTNRPKEAYSDLPRYTIYYTINTVVSWYRRCSILQYTKMEFKNSSIVLHLFLSLLIHTQVEAVDSLNQTTLSSIDQKRHLGTVETISFPADFMRRQLAGGGGSSGGGGGGGSRGGSSGGSSGGGGGGSKGGSSGGSKGGGGGGGSRGGGRSRGGSSGGSGGNKGGGDDGDSGSGGGSGGNGNGGNTIPSTTTTQGGRFPSGGIRLQHSLVFFLFTISLVVLILNNF from the exons ATGACCAACCGACCCAAGGAAGCTTACTCTGACTTGCCAAGGTACACGATTTATTATACTATAAATACAGTTGTATCTTGGTATCGAAGATGTTCAATTTTACAATATACAAAAATGGAATTCAAAAATAGTAGCATCGTTCTGCATCTATTTCTATCACTTCTTATTCATACGCAAGTCGAAGCCGTTGATTCACTTAACCAAACAACTCTCTCATCCATTGATCAAAAGCGCCATCTCGGAACCGTAGAAACAATATCCTTTCCTGCGGATTTTATGCGAAGACAGCTTGCCGGAGGAGGGGGTAGTAGCGGCGGTGGCGGAGGTGGAGGATCTCGAGGCGGTAGCTCAGGTGGAAGcagcggtggtggtggtggaggatcTAAAGGCGGTAGCTCAG GTGGAAGcaaaggtggtggtggtggtggtggaagtCGCGGAGGTGGCCGCAGCCGGGGAGGAAGCAGCGGCGGATCTGGCGGTAACAAGGGTGGTGGAGATGACGGTGATAGTGGGAGCGGGGGTGGCAGTGGCGGTAACGGAAATGGAGGAAACACTATACCATCTACGACTACTACTCAAGGTGGTCGATTTCCAAGCGGTGGCATCCGCCTTCAACATTCTTTAGTGTTTTTCCTCTTCACGATCAGTTTAGTTGTCCTTATCCTTAataatttttag
- the LOC108844655 gene encoding uncharacterized protein LOC108844655 isoform X4, with the protein MTNRPKEAYSDLPRYTIYYTINTVVSWYRRCSILQYTKMEFKNSSIVLHLFLSLLIHTQVEAVDSLNQTTLSSIDQKRHLGTVETISFPADFMRRQLAGGGGSSGGGGGGGSRGGSSGGSSGGGGGGSKGGSSGGSSGGGGGGSKGGSSGGSKGGGGGGGSRGGGRSRGGSSGGSGGNKGGGDDGDSGSGGGSGGNGNGGNTIPSTTTTQG; encoded by the exons ATGACCAACCGACCCAAGGAAGCTTACTCTGACTTGCCAAGGTACACGATTTATTATACTATAAATACAGTTGTATCTTGGTATCGAAGATGTTCAATTTTACAATATACAAAAATGGAATTCAAAAATAGTAGCATCGTTCTGCATCTATTTCTATCACTTCTTATTCATACGCAAGTCGAAGCCGTTGATTCACTTAACCAAACAACTCTCTCATCCATTGATCAAAAGCGCCATCTCGGAACCGTAGAAACAATATCCTTTCCTGCGGATTTTATGCGAAGACAGCTTGCCGGAGGAGGGGGTAGTAGCGGCGGTGGCGGAGGTGGAGGATCTCGAGGCGGTAGCTCAGGTGGAAGcagcggtggtggtggtggaggatcTAAAGGCGGTAGCTCAGGTGGAAGcagcggtggtggtggtggaggatcTAAGGGCGGTAGCTCAGGTGGAAGcaaaggtggtggtggtggtggtggaagtCGCGGAGGTGGCCGCAGCCGGGGAGGAAGCAGCGGCGGATCTGGCGGTAACAAGGGTGGTGGAGATGACGGTGATAGTGGGAGCGGGGGTGGCAGTGGCGGTAACGGAAATGGAGGAAACACTATACCATCTACGACTACTACTCAAG gTTAA
- the LOC108844655 gene encoding putative glycine-rich cell wall structural protein 1 isoform X1: MTNRPKEAYSDLPRYTIYYTINTVVSWYRRCSILQYTKMEFKNSSIVLHLFLSLLIHTQVEAVDSLNQTTLSSIDQKRHLGTVETISFPADFMRRQLAGGGGSSGGGGGGGSRGGSSGGSSGGGGGGSKGGSSGGSSGGGGGGSKGGSSGGSKGGGGGGGSRGGGRSRGGSSGGSGGNKGGGDDGDSGSGGGSGGNGNGGNTIPSTTTTQGGRFPSGGIRLQHSLVFFLFTIS, from the exons ATGACCAACCGACCCAAGGAAGCTTACTCTGACTTGCCAAGGTACACGATTTATTATACTATAAATACAGTTGTATCTTGGTATCGAAGATGTTCAATTTTACAATATACAAAAATGGAATTCAAAAATAGTAGCATCGTTCTGCATCTATTTCTATCACTTCTTATTCATACGCAAGTCGAAGCCGTTGATTCACTTAACCAAACAACTCTCTCATCCATTGATCAAAAGCGCCATCTCGGAACCGTAGAAACAATATCCTTTCCTGCGGATTTTATGCGAAGACAGCTTGCCGGAGGAGGGGGTAGTAGCGGCGGTGGCGGAGGTGGAGGATCTCGAGGCGGTAGCTCAGGTGGAAGcagcggtggtggtggtggaggatcTAAAGGCGGTAGCTCAGGTGGAAGcagcggtggtggtggtggaggatcTAAGGGCGGTAGCTCAGGTGGAAGcaaaggtggtggtggtggtggtggaagtCGCGGAGGTGGCCGCAGCCGGGGAGGAAGCAGCGGCGGATCTGGCGGTAACAAGGGTGGTGGAGATGACGGTGATAGTGGGAGCGGGGGTGGCAGTGGCGGTAACGGAAATGGAGGAAACACTATACCATCTACGACTACTACTCAAGGTGGTCGATTTCCAAGCGGTGGCATCCGCCTTCAACATTCTTTAGTGTTTTTCCTCTTCACGATCA gTTAA
- the LOC108844655 gene encoding glycine-rich RNA-binding protein 3, mitochondrial isoform X3 has translation MTNRPKEAYSDLPRYTIYYTINTVVSWYRRCSILQYTKMEFKNSSIVLHLFLSLLIHTQVEAVDSLNQTTLSSIDQKRHLGTVETISFPADFMRRQLAGGGGSSGGGGGGGSRGGSSGGSSGGGGGGSKGGSSGGGGGGGSRGGGRSRGGSSGGSGGNKGGGDDGDSGSGGGSGGNGNGGNTIPSTTTTQGGRFPSGGIRLQHSLVFFLFTISLVVLILNNF, from the exons ATGACCAACCGACCCAAGGAAGCTTACTCTGACTTGCCAAGGTACACGATTTATTATACTATAAATACAGTTGTATCTTGGTATCGAAGATGTTCAATTTTACAATATACAAAAATGGAATTCAAAAATAGTAGCATCGTTCTGCATCTATTTCTATCACTTCTTATTCATACGCAAGTCGAAGCCGTTGATTCACTTAACCAAACAACTCTCTCATCCATTGATCAAAAGCGCCATCTCGGAACCGTAGAAACAATATCCTTTCCTGCGGATTTTATGCGAAGACAGCTTGCCGGAGGAGGGGGTAGTAGCGGCGGTGGCGGAGGTGGAGGATCTCGAGGCGGTAGCTCAGGTGGAAGcagcggtggtggtggtggaggatcTAAAGGCGGTAGCTCAG gtggtggtggtggtggtggaagtCGCGGAGGTGGCCGCAGCCGGGGAGGAAGCAGCGGCGGATCTGGCGGTAACAAGGGTGGTGGAGATGACGGTGATAGTGGGAGCGGGGGTGGCAGTGGCGGTAACGGAAATGGAGGAAACACTATACCATCTACGACTACTACTCAAGGTGGTCGATTTCCAAGCGGTGGCATCCGCCTTCAACATTCTTTAGTGTTTTTCCTCTTCACGATCAGTTTAGTTGTCCTTATCCTTAataatttttag